The following are from one region of the Meleagris gallopavo isolate NT-WF06-2002-E0010 breed Aviagen turkey brand Nicholas breeding stock chromosome 21, Turkey_5.1, whole genome shotgun sequence genome:
- the TMEM132E gene encoding transmembrane protein 132E, with the protein MAMEAKSGLWVLTPPQTSGLKLQSLDWMLLALRWDICGGGLMLTVGCPTVTILSIPFTAQAKGPAPSPEPSEPPGAAMLPVSYRLSNTRLAFFLKEVGASPPANSSTPLQRSEPFVVFQTKELPVLNVTLGPFSTGLVLPKEHLQPSSTLEVPNRLTVNWKVRAFIIQPRLVANQPVVQVLFYVAGRDWDDFDVTDRLPCVRLHAFRDAREIKSSCRLRGSLATCLVQAELPHAWFRPAAVPLGRRKGPEGMEVPGESQQVELYYTLHTPDGAGQCLGDTSASSPRRGSGGARTEGPTQHPLLRIGSVSLLQPPPAQPMQEHRLDGNVFIRLPDRPLKPGEVLSILLYLMSNSTVEHFTLRVKAKKGVNLLSTKSRSGQWLVSSELLTGGKHSTATVDVAKVEGTGPRDGESSSEIMQLDFEMENFTSQSVTRRIMWHIDYRGRNPPPDLEKVVTELTVIQRDIRAIVPLAMDTEIINTAILTGRTVAIPVKVIAIELSGVIVDVSAMVECKSNNEDIIKVSSSCDYVFVSGKESRGSMSARVTFTYEHLSAPLEMTVWVPKLPLHIELSDSRLSQVKGWRVPILPDRRSVRDSEHEEDEEERKQSRGCALQYQHATLQVFTQFHTTAAEGTGQVVTMLGPDWLVEVTDLVSDFMRVDDPRVAHLVDSFTLAGREPGTTLFKVVSPLMEAVLGETLVTVAEEKVSITDLKAQVVSSLSLSLHPSPGNSHTIIARTAAQQTLSFLKQEALLSLWISYSDGTTAPLSLYDPKDYNLVVSSLDEKVVTVTHDQAFPLVVAESEGVGELLRAELVICESCQKTKRKSVLFTALASVRVHFGSEEDPTYDYDHVPSRPGLETGSSTTLRAEVERKAEPSEDSRMPSASHPTEDFPTIPTGFVQVTRGLTDLEIGMYALLGVFCLAILVFLINCIVFVLKYRHKRIPPEGQTNMDHSHHWVFLGNGQPLRAHNDLSPQPESPGNPLENVQTCCHADHHSSGSSQTSVQSQVHGRGDGSSGGSTRDQSEDPLNSPTSKRKRVKFTTFATLPTDELAYNSIPIADEEDLEWVCQDMGLQDPEELHNYIRRIKEIA; encoded by the exons ATGGCCATGGAGGCAAAGAGTGGACTGTGGGTGCTGACACCCCCACAGACTTCGGGTTTGAAGCTCCAAAGCTTGGACTGGATGCTGCTGGCGTTGAGGTGGGACATCTGTGGTGGTGGCCTTATG CTCACAGTTGGATGTCCCACAGTAACCATCCTCTCCATCCCATTCACAGCCCAGGCCAAGGGGCCAGCCCCCAGCCCTGAGCCCTCTGAGCCCCCTGGTGCCGCGATGCTGCCCGTGAGCTACCGCCTATCCAACACCCGCTTGGCCTTCTTCCTCAAGGAGGTGGGGGCCAGCCCCCCGGCCAACAGCAGCACCCCTCTGCAACGATCCGAGCCCTTCGTCGTCTTCCAGACCAAGGAGCTGCCCGTGCTCAATGTCACCCTGGGACCCTTTAGCACAGGGTTGGTGCTGCCCAAGGAGCAcctgcagccttccagcaccCTGGAAGTCCCCAACCGCCTCACAGTCAACTGGAAGGTGCGCGCCTTCATCATCCAACCCCGGTTGGTGGCCAACCAGCCCGTGGTCCAAGTGCTCTTCTACGTGGCCGGTCGGGATTGGGATGATTTCGACGTCACCGATCGGTTGCCCTGCGTCAGGCTTCATGCCTTCCGCGATGCCCGCGAGATCAAGAGTTCGTGCCGGCTGCGGGGCAGCCTGGCCACCTGCCTGGTGCAGGCTGAGCTGCCTCACGCCTGGTTCCGGCCCGCCGCTGTGCCACTGGGTCGCAGGAAGGGCCCTGAAGGCATGGAGGTGCCAGGTGAGAGCCAACAAGTCGAGCTCTACTACACTCTTCACACCCCCGATGGGGCCGGGCAGTGCCTTGGGGACACATCGGCATCATCCCCTCGTCGAGGGAGTGGAGGGGCAAGGACTGAGGGTCCCACACAGCACCCACTGTTGCGCATCGGTAGTgtcagcctcctgcagcctccCCCTGCACAGCCCATGCAGGAGCATCGGTTGGATGGCAATGTCTTCATCCGCCTGCCTGACCGGCCTCTGAAGCCGGGTGAGGTGCTGAGCATCCTGCTCTACCTGATGTCCAACTCCACGGTGGAGCACTTCACCCTCAG GGTGAAGGCCAAGAAAGGTGTCAACCTGCTCAGCACCAAGTCGAGGAGTGGGCAGTGGCTGgtgagctcagagctgctgaCAGGTGGCAAACACTCCACGGCCACCGTTGACGTGGCCAAGGTGGAAGGCACTGGGCCCAG GGATGGAGAATCCTCCTCTGAGATCATGCAGCTGGATTTCGAGATGGAGAACTTCACCAGCCAGTCGGTGACACGCCGCATCATGTGGCACATCGACTACCGGGGCCGTAACCCCCCGCCTGACCTGGAAAAGGTGGTGACAGAGCTGACGGTCATCCAGAGGGACATCCGGGCCATTGTGCCCCTGGCCATG GACACGGAAATCATCAACACAGCCATCCTGACGGGCCGAACAGTGGCCATTCCTGTGAAGGTCATTGCAATTGAGTTGAGTGGTGTTATCGTGGACGTCTCAGCCATGGTGGAGTGCAAATCCAACAATGAAGACATCATCAAG GTCTCCAGCAGCTGTGACTACGTCTTTGTCAGTGGGAAGGAATCGCGGGGCTCCATGAGTGCCCGGGTCACCTTCACCTACGAGCACCTCTCTGCCCCGCTGGAGATGACAGTGTGGGTGCCCAAACTGCCGCTGCACATCGAGCTCTCAGACTCACGGCTGAGCCAAGTGAAGGGCTGGAGGGTGCCCATCCTGCCGGACAGGAG GTCAGTGCGGGACAGCGAGCACgaggaggatgaagaggagCGGAAGCAGAGCCGGGGCTGTGCCCTGCAGTACCAGCATGCCACACTGCAGGTCTTCACCCAGTTCCACACCACAGCGGCAGAGGGCACGGGGCAGGTGGTCACCATGCTGGGACCCGACTGGCTGGTGGAGGTTACCGACCTGGTCAGTGACTTCATGCGCGTGGATGACCCGCGGGTGGCCCACCTGGTGGACAGCTTCACACTGGCTGGCAGAGAGCCGGGCACCACGCTCTTTAAG GTCGTGTCCCCGCTCATGGAGGCAGTGCTGGGTGAGACACTGGTGACGGTGGCGGAGGAGAAGGTCAGCATCACAGACCTGAAGGCCCAGGTGGTCTCCAGCCTCTCACTGTCCCTCCACCCCAGCCCTGGAAATAGCCACACCATCATTGCTCGCACGGCTGCCCAGCAGACCCTCAGCTTCCTCAAGCAG GAAGCGCTCCTGAGCCTGTGGATTTCCTACAGCGACGGCACCACAGCCCCTCTTTCCCTCTACGATCCCAAGGACTACAACCTGGTGGTGAGCAGCCTGGATGAGAAGGTGGTGACAGTGACCCACGACCAAGCCTTCCCCTTGGTGGTGGCGGAGAGCGAGGGTGTGGGGGAATTGCTGCGGGCCGAGCTGGTCATCTGCGAGAGCTGCCAGAAAACCAAGCGTAAGAGCGTGCTCTTCACAGCCCTGGCCAGTGTGCGGGTCCATTTTGGCTCCGAGGAGGACCCTACCTATGACTATGACCACGTTCCCAGCAGACCAGGGCTGGAGACGGGGTCAAGCACCACTCTGCGGGCAGAGGTGGAGAGAAAAGCGGAGCCGAGCGAGGACAGTAGGATGCCCAGTGCATCTCACCCCACAGAGGACTTCCCCACCATCCCCACTGGCTTTGTCCAAGTGACCCGGGGGCTGACGGACCTGGAGATAGGCATGTATGCCCTTCTGGGCGTCTTCTGTCTGGCCATCTTGGTTTTCCTCATAAACTGCATTGTCTTTGTGCTGAAATACCGGCACAAACGCATCCCACCCGAAGGTCAGACCAACATGGACCACTCCCACCACTGGGTCTTCCTGGGCAATGGGCAACCCTTGCGGGCTCACAATGACCTCTCCCCACAGCCTGAGAGCCCCGGGAACCCCCTGGAAAATGTGCAGACCTGCTGCCATGCAGACCACCACAGCAGTGGGAGCTCACAGACCAGTGTGCAAAGCCAGGTCCATGGTCGTGGGGACGGTTCCTCGGGGGGTTCCACACGGGATCAGAGTGAGGACCCCCTCAACTCACCCACTTCCAAACGGAAGCGGGTGAAGTTCACCACCTTCGCCACGCTGCCCACTGATGAGCTGGCTTACAACTCCATCCCCATCGCCGATGAGGAGGACTTGGAGTGGGTCTGCCAGGACATGGGGCTGCAAGACCCCGAAGAGCTTCACAACTACATCCGCAGAATCAAAGAGATCGCTTAA